From Brassica oleracea var. oleracea cultivar TO1000 chromosome C3, BOL, whole genome shotgun sequence, a single genomic window includes:
- the LOC106335977 gene encoding AP-5 complex subunit mu has product MPSGCSIRALWIISNHDTVVFSRRFPVVEKRWRSAFKTENESTDPPRLPTDQQLAVAFARRKRREGSSRGYGLRVAQSTKGSDSWVDDPITRHIISLSLSEDDDNESNKDNEMNILWPIVIHTKALYHILVLPLVEPKEMRDFVNLSNRSDCGSAVGEDLSLSSLLLNISSITGALMVAHSFGDIVSGDTAEPEVVVAASPSVGGLFDSLTGSIGISSRPRPVAAAPVAASSSSSGSSITGAAASDAPRGGLLDKDLLRSFIASAMPFGTPLDLSLSNIFAMKANGFSSAEPPHQDLKQPAWKPYLYKGKQRLLFTIHETINAAMYDRDEIPDSVSVAGQINCRAELEGLPDVSFPLAGLSKARIDSISFHPCVQVPAHGIDKQNIVFQPPLGNFVLMRYQAGCGLGPPVKGFYQLSMVSEDEGAFLFKVGLMEGYKSPLSMEFCTITMPFPRRRIVGFDGTPSAGTVVTTEHSVEWRVVGSGRSLSGKSLEATFPGTIKFSRLKSRRRGDGDDDEESDGEGTENVVNVEEVLVQKMNKDLPAVEMEEPFCWQAYDYAKVSFKIVGASVSRMSIDTKSVNIYPTTKSPVEYSAQVTSGDYILWNTLGKAPSAAAVKIR; this is encoded by the exons CAGCAACCATGACACTGTTGTATTCTCCAG GAGGTTTCCGGTGGTGGAGAAGCGGTGGCGCTCCGCCTTCAAGACGGAAAACGAAAGCACCGATCCTCCTCGACTTCCCACCGATCAACAACTCGCCGTAGCTTTTGCTCGAAGGAAGAGACGGGAAGGCTCAAGTCGCGGATACGGCTTACGCGTAGCTCAATCGACGAAAGGATCAGACTCCTGGGTCGATGATCCCATCACTCGTCACATCATCAGCCTTTCCTTATCCGAAGACGATGATAACGAATCCAACAAAGATAATGAGATGAACATTCTCTGGCCTATTGTGATTCACACCAAAGCTCTCTATCACATCCTAGTGTTACCTTTAGTTGAGCCAAAGGAGATGAGAGACTTCGTCAACTTATCTAATAGATCTGATTGTGGATCAGCTGTTGGTGAAGATCTGAGTTTATCATCTCTCTTGCTTAACATTTCATCCATCACTGG GGCTTTGATGGTGGCTCATTCGTTTGGTGACATCGTCTCCGGTGATACGGCTGAGCCTGAGGTTGTTGTAGCAGCTTCACCATCAGTTGGAGGATTGTTTGATTCACTAACTGGAAGCATTGGTATCTCGTCAAGGCCAAGACCTGTAGCTGCTGCACCCGTTGCAGCTTCTTCTTCCTCCTCTGGTTCCTCCATAACCGGAGCTGCGGCATCAGATGCTCCCAGAGGAGGACTACTTGACAAAGATCTACTTAGAAGTTTCATCGCTAGTGCTATGCCCTTTG GAACACCATTAGACCTCAGCCTTTCTAATATCTTTGCTATGAAAGCAAATGGATTTTCCTCTGCTGAGCCTCCACACCAAGACCTTAAGCAACCAGCGTGGAAGCCGTACTTGTACAAAGGGAAGCAGAGGCTGTTATTCACAATCCATGAGACCATTAACGCTGCAATGTACGACCGAGATGAGATTCCAGACAGTGTATCCGTGGCGGGGCAGATAAACTGCCGGGCAGAGCTAGAAGGACTGCCTGACGTGTCCTTTCCTCTAGCGGGGCTGAGTAAAGCCCGGATCGACTCTATATCTTTCCATCCCTGCGTGCAAGTCCCAGCTCATGGGATTGACAAGCAGAACATTGTGTTCCAGCCTCCATTGGGTAACTTTGTTCTCATGAGGTACCAGGCGGGTTGTGGGCTTGGACCACCAGTGAAAGGGTTTTATCAGCTGTCGATGGTCTCAGAGGACGAAGGTGCGTTTCTCTTCAAGGTGGGACTCATGGAAGGGTACAAGAGTCCACTGTCGATGGAGTTTTGCACTATTACTATGCCCTTTCCGCGGAGAAGGATTGTGGGGTTTGATGGGACTCCTTCAGCTGGGACTGTGGTGACCACAGAACACTCTGTTGAGTGGAGGGTTGTGGGAAGTGGGCGTAGTCTTTCTGGAAAGAGCCTTGAGGCAACTTTCCCTGGGACAATTAAGTTTAGTCGATTGAAGAGTAGGAGAAGAGGAGACGGAGATGATGATGAAGAGAGTGACGGTGAGGGTACAGAGAATGTGGTGAACGTGGAGGAGGTTTTGGTGCAGAAAATGAACAAGGATCTCCCAGCAGTTGAGATGGAAGAACCCTTCTGCTGGCAAGCCTATGACTACGCTAAG GTCTCGTTCAAGATTGTGGGGGCGTCTGTATCTCGAATGTCCATCGACACAAAATCT GTCAATATATACCCAACCACAAAGTCGCCAGTTGAGTATTCTGCTCAG GTGACTTCGGGAGATTATATATTGTGGAACACATTGGGGAAGGCTCCATCAGCAGCCGCAGT AAAAATAAGATGA
- the LOC106336442 gene encoding TOM1-like protein 2, producing the protein MNSDNLMDKVTAFGERLKIGGSEVSNKITAGVSSMSLKMKELFQGPNPTDKIVEDATSENLEEPDWDMNLEICDMINQETINSVDLIRGIKKRIMMTKQPRVQYLALVLLETCVKNCEKAFSEVAAERVLDEMVRVVDDPQTVVNNRNKALMLIEAWGESTSELRYLPVFEETYKSLKARGIRFPGRDNESLAPIFTPARSAPAPEVIAEPPQHAREPERAQYNAPVRSFTAEQTKEAFDIARNSIELLSTVLSSSPQHDALQDDLTTTLVQQCRQSQTTVQRIIETAGEDEALLFEALNVNDELVKTLSKYEEMNRPSAPLTAPEPAMIPVSEEPDDSPLHGKEESLVRKSSSTRASIHGGGGSGDDMMDDLDEMIFGKKSGGHGDSSTDKQQSSSKNDDLIRF; encoded by the exons ATGAATAGTGACAATCTCATGGACAAAGTTACCGCCTTTGGTGAGCGCCTCAAGATCGGTGGCTCAGAAGTGAGCAACAAGATCACCGCCGGCGTGAGCTCCATGAGCTTGAAAATGAAGGAGCTTTTCCAAGGCCCAAACCCAACTGACAAAATAGTTGAGGACGCTACTTCGGAGAATCTAGAGGAGCCTGACTGGGATATGAATCTGGAGATATGTGATATGATCAATCAAGAGACGATCAACAGCGTTGATTTGATCCGTGGGATTAAGAAGAGGATCATGATGACGAAGCAGCCGAGGGTTCAGTACCTCGCCTTGGTTTTGCTTGAGACGTGTGTTAAGAACTGTGAGAAGGCGTTCTCTGAGGTGGCGGCTGAGAGAGTCCTTGATGAGATGGTTAGGGTGGTTGATGATCCGCAGACGGTTGTGAATAATCGTAACAAGGCTTTGATGTTGATTGAAGCTTGGGGAGAATCGACTAGTGAGCTTCGTTACCTACCAGTTTTCGAAGAAACTTACAAG AGCTTAAAGGCGAGAGGTATTCGTTTCCCTGGACGAGACAACGAGAGCTTGGCACCTATCTTCACCCCTGCTCGGTCAGCTCCAGCACCAGAAGTGATTGCTGAACCTCCTCAGCATGCGCGTGAGCCTGAGCGTGCTCAGTACAATGCTCCTGTGAGAAGCTTTACCGCTGAGCAGACAAAGGAAGCTTTTGATATAGCAAGAAACAGCATTGAACTTCTTTCCACGGTTCTCTCCTCTTCGCCTCAACACGATGCTCTACAA GATGACTTAACTACGACACTTGTACAGCAGTGCCGTCAGTCTCAAACCACTGTCCAAAGAATCATCGAAACAGCAGGTGAAGACGAAGCCCTTCTGTTTGAAGCCTTGAATGTGAACGACGAGCTTGTGAAGACTCTGTCCAAGTACGAGGAGATGAACAGACCCTCTGCGCCGCTAACCGCACCCGAACCAGCCATGATTCCTGTTTCTGAAGAGCCTGATGACTCTCCGCTTCATGGAAAAGAAGAATCTCTGGTCAGAAAATCGTCGAGCACACGAGCTTCGATCCATGGAGGTGGTGGGAGTGGGGATGACATGATGGATGATCTCGACGAGATGATATTTGGCAAGAAGAGTGGCGGTCACGGTGACTCTTCCACCGATAAGCAGCAGTCTTCGTCTAAGAATGATGATCTCATTCGATTCTGA
- the LOC106335807 gene encoding probable arabinosyltransferase ARAD1: protein MVGKQQNHSHRLRSKSLILTLSLFSSSLLVILYTFSPSVSYPNQTETSFVASLEQFLIHKAPKLTSPFRDDTVRVESDDDDPRKLESMVSERENRLLNEDPGYPTEFPVKVYVYEMPKKFTFDLLWLFHNTYKETSNATSNGSPVHRLIEQHSIDYWLWADLISPESERRLKSVVRVHQQQDADFYYVPFFTTISFFLLEKQQCKALYREALKWVTDQPAWKRSEGRDHIFPIHHPWSFKTVRKSVKNAIWLLPDLDSTGNWYKPGQVSLEKDLVLPYVPNVDRCDAKCLFESAPLRNTLLFFRGRLKRNAGGKIRAKLGAELSGDKDVIITEGTAGEGGKLAAQDGMRRSLFCLCPAGDTPSSARLFDAIVSGCIPVIVSDELELPFEGILDYNKVAVIVSSSDAIQPGWLVNHLRSLVPSQVKEFQNSLAQYSRHFIYSSPAQPLGPEDLTWRMIAGKLVNIKLHTRRSQRVVKGSRSICRCDCWRPNSTASNPLSPLLP from the exons ATGGTTGGAAAACAGCAGAATCATTCCCACAGATTAAGATCCAAATCTCTAATCCTCACACTCTCCCTCTTCTCCTCCTCTCTACTCGTCATCCTCTACACCTTCTCTCCCTCCGTTTCCTATCCGAACCAGACGGAGACGTCCTTCGTCGCCTCCCTCGAGCAGTTTTTAATCCACAAGGCGCCGAAGCTCACGTCACCGTTTAGAGACGACACGGTGCGTGTGGAGAGCGATGATGATGATCCTAGGAAGCTCGAATCGATGGTGTCCGAGAGGGAGAATCGATTGTTGAACGAAGACCCGGGATACCCAACCGAGTTTCCGGTTAAGGTATACGTCTACGAGATGCCAAAGAAGTTCACTTTCGATCTTCTCTGGTTATTTCACAACACTTACAAAGAGACCTCCAACGCCACATCTAACGGTAGCCCTGTGCATCGCCTCATCGAACAG CATTCTATTGATTACTGGCTCTGGGCTGATCTGATCTCTCCTGAATCCGAACGCCGTTTGAAAAGCGTCGTGAGGGTTCATCAGCAGCAAGACGCAGACTTTTACTACGTTCCGTTCTTCACCACCATCAGCTTCTTCTTGTTGGAGAAGCAGCAATGCAAAGCACTCTATAGG GAAGCTTTGAAGTGGGTGACTGATCAGCCTGCTTGGAAAAGATCTGAGGGAAGGGATCATATCTTTCCTATTCACCATCCCTGGTCTTTCAAGACCGTCCGCAAATCTGTGAAGAACGCTATCTGGCTTTTACCAGACTTGGACTCCACTGGGAACTG GTATAAGCCTGGGCAAGTATCATTAGAGAAAGACCTAGTTCTTCCTTATGTTCCCAATGTTGATAGATGTGATGCCAAATGCTTGTTCGAAAGTGCACCATTGAGGAATACACTTCTTTTCTTCCGAGGGCGGCTTAAGAGGAATGCT GGAGGTAAAATACGTGCAAAGCTTGGTGCAGAACTAAGTGGTGACAAGGATGTAATCATCACTGAGGGAACTGCCGGAGAAGGAGGGAAATTGGCAGCTCAGGACGGCATGCGTAG GTCTTTATTCTGTTTGTGTCCTGCTGGTGACACACCATCCTCGGCGAGATTGTTTGATGCCATTGTCAGTGGATGTATACCTGTTATAGTCAGTGACGAGTTGGAACTTCCTTTTGAAGGCATACTTGATTACAACAAG GTTGCTGTGATTGTTTCTTCTAGTGATGCAATACAACCAGGGTGGCTTGTGAATCATCTGAGAAGCCTTGTACCCTCCCAAGTCAAGGAATTCCAGAATAGTCTTGCTCAA TACTCGCGGCATTTCATATATTCCAGCCCTGCTCAGCCATTAGGCCCAGAGGATTTGACATGGAGAATG ATAGCTGGAAAGCTGGTGAACATCAAGCTTCACACGAGGAGATCACAACGGGTGGTGAAAGGATCCAGGAGTATATGCAGATGCGATTGCTGGAGACCTAACTCCACAGCCTCCAATCCTCTGAGTCCTCTCTTGCCTTAA
- the LOC106335808 gene encoding centromere protein V, which produces MESELVLHEGGCHCGKIKWRVKASRRVVAWSCNCTDCSMRGNVSFIVPSSDFELLDDSKDFITTYTFGTHTAKHTFCKVCGITSFYTPRSNPDGVSVTVKCVKAGTLDHVEIRTYDGLNWEKSHKETGIASFSNES; this is translated from the coding sequence ATGGAATCAGAATTGGTACTTCACGAAGGAGGATGCCACTGCGGGAAAATCAAATGGAGAGTGAAAGCATCAAGAAGAGTGGTGGCATGGAGCTGCAACTGCACAGACTGTTCGATGAGAGGCAACGTTAGTTTCATTGTCCCTTCAAGCGACTTTGAGCTTCTCGATGATTCCAAAGATTTCATCACCACTTACACTTTTGGGACTCACACGGCCAAGCACACCTTCTGCAAGGTCTGTGGGATCACTTCGTTTTATACCCCCAGGTCTAACCCCGATGGAGTTTCAGTCACGGTTAAGTGTGTCAAGGCGGGGACACTGGACCACGTCGAGATTAGAACCTATGATGGTCTGAACTGGGAAAAATCGCACAAAGAGACCGGCATTGCCTCGTTCTCCAACGAGTCATGA
- the LOC106335809 gene encoding uncharacterized protein LOC106335809 gives MASEGAKDPWKGEEWGTSENQNLNQKKQKKPSGGVKMVARARKQMPRGLEEKYEAYFLPRKPWPKALAFYGSFILGGIGAGMLIETWINKKVKEDGGVIWEFDK, from the coding sequence ATGGCGAGTGAAGGGGCGAAGGATCCATGGAAAGGAGAAGAGTGGGGGACGAGTGAGAATCAGAATCTGAATCAGAAGAAGCAGAAGAAGCCAAGTGGTGGTGTGAAAATGGTGGCGAGAGCGAGAAAACAGATGCCGAGGGGACTCGAAGAGAAGTACGAAGCTTACTTCCTGCCGCGAAAGCCATGGCCAAAGGCTCTTGCCTTCTATGGAAGCTTCATCCTTGGTGGGATCGGTGCTGGTATGCTTATAGAAACTTGGATCAACAAAAAGGTCAAAGAAGATGGAGGAGTCATTTGGGAATTCGACAAGTGA
- the LOC106332953 gene encoding NADP-dependent alkenal double bond reductase P2-like, which yields MSAEGNGGAMATNKQVILRDYVSGFPKESDFEITTTNFELRLPEGSNSVLVKNLYLSCDPYMRSRMGKPSAFALAQAFTPGKPILGFGVSRVIESGHPDYKQGDLLWGIVGWEEYSVVTPEMHFKIHDTDVPLSYYTGLLGMPGMTAYAGFHEVCSPKKGETVYVSAASGAVGQLVGQFAKMMGCYVVGSAGSTEKVDLLKNKFGFDDAFNYKDEGDLSAALKRCFPKGIDIYFENVGGKMLDAVLLNMNMHGRIAVCGMISQYNLEDQEGVHNLTSIIYKRIRIQGFVVFDFFDKYSKFLEFVIPCIKEEKIAYVEDVAEGLEKGPEALVGLFYGKNVGKQVVVVARE from the exons ATGAGTGCCGAAGGAAATGGTGGAGCGATGGCAACGAACAAGCAGGTCATACTAAGAGACTACGTGAGTGGTTTCCCTAAGGAGTCTGATTTTGAGATCACTACCACCAACTTCGAGCTTAGGCTTCCGGAGGGGTCTAACTCGGTTCTGGTGAAGAATCTCTACCTGTCATGTGATCCTTACATGAGGAGTCGCATGGGGAAGCCTTCTGCTTTTGCTCTTGCTCAAGCTTTCACTCCCGGCAAG CCGATCTTAGGGTTTGGAGTGTCTAGAGTGATAGAGTCTGGTCATCCAGATTACAAACAAGGCGACCTGCTTTGGGGAATCGTTGGATGGGAGGAGTACAGTGTTGTTACTCCTGAAATGCATTTCAAGATCCATGACACCGATGTTCCATTATCCTACTACACTGGACTTCTCG GTATGCCCGGTATGACTGCCTATGCTGGATTTCATGAAGTATGTTCACCTAAGAAAGGAGAGACCGTCTATGTATCGGCTGCTTCTGGTGCGGTTGGCCAGCTCGTGGGGCAGTTTGCTAAAATGATGGGTTGTTATGTTGTTGGAAGTGCTGGAAGTACAGAAAAG GTTGATCTCCTCAAAAACAAGTTTGGGTTTGATGATGCATTTAACTACAAGGACGAAGGAGACCTTAGTGCTGCCCTAAAAAG GTGTTTTCCCAAAGGCATTGACATATACTTTGAGAACGTAGGAGGCAAAATGCTAGACGCGGTGCTCTTGAACATGAACATGCACGGTCGTATTGCTGTATGCGGAATGATCTCACAGTACAATCTTGAGGACCAAGAAGGTGTACACAATCTAACCAGCATAATCTACAAAAGAATCCGCATTCAAGGCTTTGTAGTCTTTGATTTCTTCGACAAGTACTCAAAGTTTCTGGAGTTTGTGATTCCTTGCATCAAGGAAGAGAAGATAGCGTACGTGGAAGATGTAGCTGAAGGACTCGAGAAAGGTCCTGAAGCTCTTGTGGGACTGTTCTATGGTAAGAACGTTGGGAAGCAAGTTGTTGTGGTTGCTCGTGAGTGA
- the LOC106335585 gene encoding protein EXPORTIN 1A-like — MAAEKLRDLSQPIDVGVLDATVAAFFVTGSKEERAAADQILRDLQANPDMWLQVVHILQNTKSMDTKFFALQVLEGVIKYRWNALPVEQRDGMKNYISEVIVQLSSNEASFRSERLYVNKLNVILVQIVKHDWPAKWTSFIPDLVAAAKTSETICKNCMIILKLLSEEVFDFSRGEMTQQKIKELKQSLNSEFKLIHELCLYVLSASQRQDLIRSTLSALHAYLSWIPLGYIFESPLLETLLKFFPVPAYRNLTLQCLTEVAALNFGDFYNVQYVKMYTIFIGQLQTILPPSTNIPEAYSSGSGEEQAFIQNLALFFTSFFKFHIRVLESAPDTVALLLAGLEYLINISYVDDTEVFKVCLDYWNTLVLELFDAHHNSDNPAASINLMGLQMPQVLQRRQLYSNPMSKLRGLMINRMAKPEEVLIVEDENGNIVRETMKDNDVLVQYKIMRETLIYLSHLDHDDTEKQMLRKLTKQLSGEEWAWNTLNTLCWAIGSISGSMAEDQENRFLVMVIRDLLNLCEITKGKDNKAVIASNIMYVVGQYPRFLRAHWKFLKTVVNKLFEFMHETHPGVQDMACDTFLKIVQKCKRKFVIVQVGEREPFVSELLSGLASTVQDLEPYQIHSFYESVGNMIHAESDPLKRDEYLRRLMELPNEKSAEIIGQARHSVEVLKDPVVIRTVLNILQTNTSAATSLGTDFLSQISLIFLDMLNVYRMYSELVSTSITNGGPYASKTSFVKLLRSVKRETLKLIETFLDKAEDQPHIGKQFVSPMMEYVLADYARNVPDARESEVLSLFATIINKYKATMLDDVPNIFEAVFQCTLEMITKNFEDYPEHRLKFFSLLRAIATFCFPTLIKLSSQQLKLVMDSIIWAFRHTERNIAETGLNLLLEMLKNFQQSAFCNQFFRSYFIQIEQEIFAVLTDTFHKPGFKLHVLVLQHLFCLVESGALTEPLWDTATVPYPYPNNAAFVREYTIKLLSSSFPNMTAVEVTQFVNGLYESRNDPSEFKKNIRDFLVQSKEFSAQDNKDLYAEEAAAQREQERQRMLSIPGLVAPNEIQDEMVDS, encoded by the exons ATGGCGGCCGAGAAGCTAAGAGACTTGAGCCAGCCGATTGACGTCGGCGTGCTCGATGCCACTGTTGCCGCCTTCTTCGTTACCGGATCTAAAGAAGAG AGAGCTGCTGCCGATCAGATTCTGCGGGATTTGCAAGCTAATCCTGACATGTGGCTTCAAGTTGTACACATTCTTCAGAACACAAAGAGCATGGATACTAAGTTCTTTGCCCTTCAG GTTCTAGAAGGTGTTATAAAGTACAGATGGAATGCACTACCTGTTGAACAACGAGATGGAATGAAAAATTACATCTCGGAGGTCATTGTACAG CTCTCCAGTAATGAAGCATCTTTCAGATCTGAAAGGCTCTATGTCAACAAGCTCAATGTTATCTTGGTTCAG ATAGTGAAGCATGATTGGCCGGCAAAGTGGACAAGCTTCATTCCCGATCTAGTTGCGGCTGCTAAAACTAGCGAAACTATCTGCAAAAATTGCATGATCATTTTGAAA CTCCTAAGCGAAGAGGTTTTTGATTTCTCAAGAGGAGAAATGACTCAGCAGAAGATTAAAGAGCTGAAACAATCTCTAAACAG CGAGTTTAAACTCATTCACGAGTTATGCCTCTATGTCCTCTCAGCTTCTCAAAGACAGGATCTTATACGTTCAACACTCTCTGCGTTGCATGCCTATCTGTCATGGATTCCGTTGGGCTATATTTTTGAGTCTCCTTTG CTCGAGACCCTCCTTAAATTCTTTCCTGTACCAGCATATAGGAATCTCACGCTTCAATGTCTTACCGAG GTTGCAGCTCTCAACTTCGGAGATTTTTACAATGTGCAATATGTCAAGATGTACACCATATTTATAGGGCAGCTGCAG ACCATTCTCCCACCGAGTACAAATATCCCTGAGGCATATTCAAGCGGAAGTGGTGAAGAACAA GCATTTATCCAGAACCTGGCACTTTTTTTCACTTCGTTTTTCAAG TTTCATATACGAGTCTTGGAATCAGCGCCAGATACTGTCGCCTTATTACTTGCGGGTCTCGAATATCTCATCAATATATCATATGTTGATGACACTGAAGTTTTTAAG GTCTGTTTGGACTACTGGAACACGTTGGTTTTGGAGCTGTTTGATGCACATCATAATTCTGATAACCCTGCAGCAAGTATAAACCTGATGGGATTGCAG ATGCCTCAAGTCCTGCAACGACGTCAACTTTATTCTAATCCAATGTCCAAACTAAGAGGGTTAATGATCAACCGCATGGCGAAGCCTGAAGAAGTGCTTATTGTTGAAGATGAAAATGGGAATATCGTCCGTGAAACTATGAAGGACAATGATGTTCTTGTCCAGTATAAG ATAATGCGGGAGACATTAATCTATCTCTCACATCTTGACCACGATGATACTGAAAAGCAG ATGTTGAGGAAGCTAACCAAACAACTAAGCGGGGAGGAATGGGCATGGAACACTTTGAATACACTATGCTGGGCTATTGGGTCTATTTCTGGATCTATGGCAGAAGATCAG GAAAACAGATTTTTGGTCATGGTCATTCGAGATTTGTTAAATTTATGTGAGATTACCAAGGGAAAAGACAATAAAGCTGTCATCGCTAGCAACATTAT GTATGTCGTTGGTCAGTATCCAAGGTTTTTAAGGGCCCACTGGAAGTTTCTGAAGACAGTTGTGAATAAGCTATTTGAGTTTATGCATGAGACGCATCCGGGTGTTCAG GACATGGCATGTGATACGTTCTTGAAAATAGTTCAGAAGTGCAAGCGTAAATTTGTTATTGTTCAG GTTGGAGAGAGGGAACCATTCGTATCTGAACTTCTATCTGGCCTTGCATCCACTGTTCAAGATCTTGAGCCTTATCAAATTCACTCATTTTATGAATCT GTTGGTAATATGATCCATGCAGAATCAGATCCTCTGAAGAGAGATGAATATCTACGGAGGTTGATGGAACTCCCCAACGAG AAATCGGCAGAAATTATAGGACAGGCACGCCACAGCGTAGAAGTCCTCAAGGATCCAGTTGTGATACGTACAGTGCTTAATATTCTACAG ACGAACACTAGTGCTGCTACTTCACTAGGAACGGACTTCTTATCCCAAATTTCCTTGATATTTTTGGATATGCTGAACGTATACAG AATGTACAGTGAGCTTGTGTCAACCAGCATTACTAATGGGGGGCCATATGCTTCGAAGACATCATTTGTAAAACTCTTACG ATCTGTTAAGAGGGAAACCCTTAAGCTGATAGAAACCTTTTTAGACAAAGCCGAAGACCAACCGCACATAGGGAAACAATTTGTGTCTCCAATGATGGAGTATGTACTTGCTGACTATGCGAGGAATGTGCCTGATGCTAGGGAATCAGAAGTTCTTTCACTTTTTGCAACGATTATAAACAA GTACAAGGCAACAATGTTAGATGACGTGCCAAACATATTTGAAGCTGTTTTCCAGTGTACATTGGAG ATGATAACTAAGAACTTCGAAGATTATCCGGAACACCGCCTCAAGTTTTTCTCATTACTCCGTGCTATTGCTACATTTTGTTTCCCTACCTTGATAAAGTTGTCAAGTCAG CAACTGAAGCTAGTGATGGATTCAATTATCTGGGCATTTAGACATACTGAGAGAAACATCGCTGAAACTGGGCTTAATCTTTTGCTTGAGATGCTGAAGAACTTTCAG CAATCTGCGTTTTGTAATCAATTCTTCCGGTCATACTTCATACAAATCGAGCAAGAAATATTTGCTGTGTTGACTGATACCTTCCATAAGCCTGGCTTCAAGCTGCATGTGCTGGTGCTGCAGCATCTGTTTTGCCTG GTTGAGAGCGGTGCTTTAACTGAACCTTTGTGGGATACTGCAACCGTACCTTACCCGTATCCGAACAACGCTGCATTTGTTCGTGAATACACCATTAAGCTATTGAGTTCTTCATTCCCCAACATGACTGCAGTAGAG GTCACACAATTTGTGAATGGACTCTACGAGTCGAGAAATGACCCGTCTGAATTCAAGAAAAACATTCGTGACTTCCTTGTACAGTCCAAGGAATTTTCTGCTCAG GATAACAAAGATCTGTATGCTGAGGAAGCAGCAGCGCAGAGAGAGCAAGAGCGTCAAAGAATGCTTTCAATTCCTGGGCTTGTTGCTCCTAATGAGATCCAAGACGAGATGGTCGACTCCTAA
- the LOC106335586 gene encoding LOW QUALITY PROTEIN: serine/threonine-protein phosphatase 4 regulatory subunit 2-like (The sequence of the model RefSeq protein was modified relative to this genomic sequence to represent the inferred CDS: inserted 2 bases in 1 codon; deleted 4 bases in 3 codons) has protein sequence MLLEQQSGLHLLHNQACLLQDEKAQVKGTLEEVASTGKFWQDWEKLKGILSWWLKKVLSEYPEAKMTDEQQKEALGETYPELVSRLDEALLSFDEGPPFTLQRLCEILLAARSIYPKLSKLALALEKNLLVTSMLSISTEPQSQSTEEANAATKGTXNGTQPNGIEAVVGGDKDEIMTEVEEKEADVDDAMTIDMETIDEPSETMTTTASESEKPSEIKPSSDSMAAEGRRFTVALNRMPQRDSV, from the exons ATGCTTCTAGAACAACAATCAGGTTTACATTTGCTTCACAATCAGGCTTGTTTGTTGCAAGATGAG AAAGCACAAGTAAAAGGCACATTAGAAGAAGTAGCATCTACCGGGAAGTTCTG GCAGGATTGGGAAAAGTTAAAG GGCATTCTATCTTGGTGGTTGAAGAAG GTTCTTTCAGAATAT CCAGAGGCAAAGATGACGGACGAACAACAAAAGGAAGCTCTAGGA GAAACGTATCCAGAGCTGGTTAGTCGATTGGATGAAG CTCTTCTTAGTTTCGACGAAGGTCCTCCATTTACACTGCAGAGACTCTGTGAG ATCCTTTTGGCTGCAAGGAGTATCTACCCAAAGCTCTCAAAGCTTGCTCTTGCATTAGAAAAG AATCTGTTGGTTACTTCTATGCTATCCATCAGTACGGAACCGCAATCACAATCCACTGAGGAAGCAAACGCAGCAACGAAAGGCAC AAACGGGACACAGCCAAATGGAATTGAAGCAGTGGTGGGAGGTGACAAGGATGAGATAATGACAGAGGTAGAAGAAAAAGAAGCAGATGTTGATGACGCAATGACTATTGACATGGAAACAATCGATGAACCATCAGAAACAATGACGACGACAGCGAGTGAGAGCGAGAAGCCAAGCGAAATCA AACCATCATCGGATTCAATGGCTGCAGAGGGGAGGAGATTCACGGTTGCCTTGAACCGTATGCCTCAGAGAGACAGCGTTTGA